The following nucleotide sequence is from Triticum dicoccoides isolate Atlit2015 ecotype Zavitan unplaced genomic scaffold, WEW_v2.0 scaffold248959, whole genome shotgun sequence.
TGATGCCTCTCACCAATTTGAAAAGCCAGCAGCTCATGGAAAAGACAGCCATAATAGTGCTGGCTGATTACAGAGGTACGCCCTTCCAATAGTTCAATAGTTTGTGATAGTGCCTTGCAGACACCTCcatcttcagaaatgacaaaagcaaCTTCCAGATCAGGATATACCTGAAAGTTTTAATCGAAAATAAGATAAAGCAAATGCAAATGAAAACATCTGGAAATTGTTTTAAAGTATATATGTAAGTATGCGCAGAAGTTCAAATGCAGTTCCATTCAATGGAAATCAAATGATGTGGTTAAGTTACGGTTACCTGATTCTTTACTAAACTGCACAGTATAGCTGTATGGGAAGGCAGGGAGTTTCCAGCAAGATATTTCAATACACCATTAGATCTTGGCAGACTAGACAACTCCAGATGCTCTGATATATCTAGGAGTAACCGAGAACCAACATCTTTCGTTGCGCTTAGTAAATTCACAACAGCAGCACTGGTGATAGCCTCAAATTGAGCCATGCCAGCAACAACAACCTGAGGCTTCAATTTCCTGATCAACTCGATCAGCAAATCTGATTGGCGTGGTGCCTCAATTACACCGATAGTGTCTTTACCGTCTGCTCTTTCCTGAAATTTCAAGAAGTAGCAGTAGCATCTACATTACTGTGTTATATAGAATGAGTGTCTTATCACCATCCACCCTTTTATCATAGAACGAACATGCCATTTCTACTGTCCCTCTGAGAAAGATTAAAAAGAAAATGAAAGGATGTGACACTGTTAAGTACTAGAGACCTTGTTTTTACCGGAAAACTGTAGGGAAACATATATATAAAGAGGGGAGGGGGGGGGTAGAGAGTGGAAAGAAGAGGAAAATAAAGAAG
It contains:
- the LOC119345540 gene encoding methionine S-methyltransferase-like; the encoded protein is NVVVFPSRAVTIENALQLFSPALAIVDEHLTRHLPKQWLRSLAIEERADGKDTIGVIEAPRQSDLLIELIRKLKPQVVVAGMAQFEAITSAAVVNLLSATKDVGSRLLLDISEHLELSSLPRSNGVLKYLAGNSLPSHTAILCSLVKNQVTVT